Genomic DNA from Solanum pennellii chromosome 3, SPENNV200:
TGAATAAAAGGTCCCTCCATGTTATACTTCCGTTTTCAATCCTAGTCATTCCTAGTTTTGAGTGACCAAATGGTCCTCCATCaatttatgaaaaaacataTGTTGTTTGTTATGTTCGTGTACAACACTTTTTGATTGGAAAACTAATTGGAATGGTACAGTAAACCACTTTGTTCCACGGAAGATGCATTTGTATCCATAAGCAGGGAGGGGCGGACCCACATATTACCCTATGGGTGTTCGAGCATTCACTAACATCgtctcaaaatatatatatttgtataaaaattaaaaagtatttatataaaaataatataaagcaTCTAATATTGatcaaataatttgatttgtcTATTGGCTCTTGAGCAGATGCTCGGCttgcttcttttttatttttttaaatggaaCATCCATCAccttaaaatttcttaaatccGTTGTGATCAGGTAATTATTAAATTGACATGCTATACTATGATTGTCTGTCATATTGTGTGGTCAGCGAGGTGCTGTGCAATTTTAGTACACATAATTCTGAAATAATATCCCAACTCGCGCTCACCCCACGTTATAACAATAGCGTGTTAATTATGCCTCATCATATTTGTCACGTTCTCCTTACGTCCATTACTCTTTTCACTACAAAACACAAAACCCAACCGTCCACTTTTGTTACTACGGGACCTACTTTTACATACTCGATTAATTTAACAATATATCTATCATCTTTCACCAGTAATATCTATTGATTAATAAACGTGGGCTTCAATCAATTCATTGAAAATTACGTCATGcttcttcaatttttgtttcaataaaaaaataaaataataattattatatcgaATCACCATAGGATAAACCATCTCCTAAGGAAAAGTATAATAATTCAGTGGTAGGAGGCCTCTTCTTGGCCACTATATAATTGTTGCCCCATTACTATTTTCTCCAGTTGTTGTGtagatataaattattatttgcaAAACATTCAGCGGCAAGTTGCCCCTTCGTATCCTCTTTAAATTTCTGTGTATATATACAGAGAGATTTGTTTAGATGTTGTGGGGGTAGAGAAGGACTGTTTTAATTCGTTGCATATTACAAGgtaatgatatatttttgtcattgttgaaataaagagtaaagttaGCAACTTATGAAATCCACACAAGATTATCATTGGCCTGAACCAATAGTTCGTGTGCAATCTTTATCTGATAGTGGGATTTGTACAATTCCAACAAAATATGTGAAGCCACTCAATGATAGGCCATGTTTGAGTCATTTTAGTGATGTTAATATTCCAACCATTGATCTTGAAGGaatcaataattttaaagaaatatcaGAAGCGTGTCGAGATTGGGGGTTTTTTCAGGTTGTTAATCATGGCGTTCCCCCAGAGCTGATGGATGAAGCACGACAAGTTTGGAGAGAGTTTTTCCATCAACCGATGGATGTTAAGCAAAGTTATGGAAATACGCCGAAAACTTATGAAGGATATGGAAGCAGACTTGGAGTGGAGAAAGATGCTATTCTTGATTGGAgtgattattattttcttcattatctTCCTGGATATTTGAAGGACTATAACAAATGGCCTGCCCTCCCTTCTTCCCTAAGGTACgttaacttttctttttcatggATCAAACACACGTGAAACTTGTCATTTCAATGTTTAAGCTGAATGCAGGGAAGTGATGGAAGAATATTCAAAACAAGTGGTGAATTTTGGTGGACGTTTAATGAAGATATTATCAGAAAATCTTGGATTAAAAGAAGATGTTTTACAAAATGCATTTGGTGGTGAAGATATAGGAGCATGTCTAAGGGTAAACTTTTATCCAAAATGTCCACAACCAGACTTGACCTTAGGCCTTTCTCCACATTCGGATCCTGGTGGCATGACCATTCTCCTCCCTGACCAGCATGTTGCCGGCCTTCAGGTCCGACGCAACGCTAATTGGATCACTGTAAAGCCAGCTTCACATGCTTTCATAGTCAATATAGGCGATCAAATTCAGGTGCAATATCTTACttttaacataaatatttctctttttttggaTTAATATAATACACGTCTCACTCTTAATTATGTTAAATGgtgtgaaattaaaaattagtaaaacttACGTATATCACAAGTTAAATAACTTCCTAGTTCCTTCTATAAGTAATATTTAGATGAGCACTTTTCTCCTTTTAATGGAAAACATCAACAAATAACTTCATGTACAAAACACAACttgatgtttattttttgttttatttcaatAGTAGTAATAGTTTTTTATTTGCAATAATTATCTTTAAAGAAAGGAAATTGACCAAAAATAGTCACATGGGAACGAGTGAAAACAGCCCCCCCACGTCCTCATAAACGAAAATTTAAGAAGCcaaatttctgaaaaatattaTACGTCATGGACAAGTTGTTCGCAAAATTATACTTATTAAAGATAAGtcttaataattctaaattgtttttcacatttttttttcaaagaccACGCAAgtataaagtaataaaaaaaacatcCATAGAACATTCAACATTAAACACTGTCATGTCACATCTTTGTTAATATTTTGGTATATGACATCTAACCAGATTCATTTAATTTGATCATTATATATCGACTATCAAATTGCTTCCACATGCATATTTCCTGCATATCAAATTGTGTTAGGATAATTATATAACTTCCCTTATATATAAACTATAAAGCATCctctctgtctcaatttatgcaagaacatttgacttcaatttaaaagaaattattaggAGTaatatttatgtgatataattcattttatttttgagcaAAACAGAAAATTTAAAGCCAAATTATTatcaaacattttttaaaaatttttcgACCAACTTAAAAAAACGGTTACATTAATTTGATTGATTGATGAACAGATTAGCAAGTAACCATCCATATTCCGAAGAAAAGGGCTTTAGCACATGCTACACGAGACCAAATTGTCGTGAAATCTATAAACATTCCTTTATAATGATCTTATTGTAATATTAAGTAACttttttttggagaaatatTGCAACTTTAATACGTAAATCTTACACTTGTAAAGATTGTTGATTCACTCATTTTTTggataatatttaaaaaacaattaacttTGACTTGTTATATTCTTCcaaatttgtaattatttttggaaGTAGTAAACATTGATTATtagtataaaaaatttaagtgaagaCACAcacgttatatatatatatatagagagagtgATTGAttatagttaattttttttttattgaagaaaGATTAAGTAGAGTTTATTTATTGAAGAGAGATAAACATTATTTGTCcatttaatgataaaataatggtAATTTATTTCGCAAAAGCCAATATTTGGCATACAGTCATACAACCTTATCTTATTGAATATATGGACTTCACATCTGAAGATAAATTacaacatatataaaatgttgGACCACCCTAGCTAGCTAGAAAAATTGTACATGAATATTCTTCttgattttcattcttttttttttctgattgtAGAGTATACATCTCAGCTATTGAATATTTCATGTGATTGAGATATTATTTGGTCAACATTTAATTTGTGTGTTTGTGTACTTAAACACGTAGATATTAAGCAATGCAATATATAAGAGTGTTGAGCATCGAGTGATGGTCAATTCGACAGAAGAACGCATCTCCCTGGCGTTTTTCTACAATCCAAAAAGTGATTTGATGATAGAACCAGTAAAGGAGCTGCTCACCACACACAATATTTCTCCATTGTATCCACCAAGAACCTTTGATCAGTATAGACTCTACATAAGGACTAAAGGGCCTCAGGGAAAATCACAGTTAGGGgaatcaaataaatcaaatccCCAACATGACAAATGTAATTGATGCCTTTTTTtggttataataataataatagcatcaTACTGGCTTGTATGAATTTCGATTATATTGTCCACTAAAGTTTAACTACGgagatgaaaataaatttcctaacattttttattagtttaattataGCTTTTAAATCATAGTTTCACTATATATTTAGTTTTGCAAGTGATGATACGAAAAATGTGAATTGCttactttaaatattataactatatatggagtttagtgcatataattataaatataatttttaaagaagtttcacaaatcattttttggaaaCTAAGAAAGAGGGCAAATATAGGCAGGTCTCTCTTTTTGACTTGTGAATTTTTTTAGTGCGTTTCAACTACCTCTCCACCTTGGAGTTTAATTTAATCTAATTGATACTAAACATGTTTAACATTGgataatcaaattttatataaacgAGTTatccaatttattttattttttttattatttcaacaGCTCTCTTCATGATCTATCGAATCACTTGAAATAATGAATAATGATATACGCCAATATGTcctgaaatatatataattacaataatttgGACAGTGCAACTAATAGTGGAGAGCATGCTaagaaacttattaatgtagcgtagactttaaaaaatattagtggTCATCCAAgaataattgaaaatttgataaagaaaaagCATTTTATGGTGGttagttctttttttctttttttgtttatctTATGTCGATATTATTGACATGGTTAGGTGCTCAcaatattttactttaaaagGGACCTTCgtgtttacttttttttgttacaaaaaaacatgcaataaacaaattaatttatatgataatacTGGCATATTAGCCCTCTAGCACGTTTAGGAAAGTGCGTATTATAAGTAAATGCGCTTTTAAATGCCTTCAACAGTTGTTTTTGAAGGCACCaggaaattaaatttatgtttattttgatCAATTTGGGTGCATCTAAAAAGATATTTGCACTGCATAACTTGATCATTTGTTATTTGTTTTGAATAATGGTACGTATTTTATACTTTTGGGAAACGATTACataattaaatagaaaattaaatctTGTCATTGCCTGCTTATTTATAATTTGATGAGAATGAAATTAAATCTTCTAGATCTTATTTGGATCCTTTGATAGATTCAACttttgacaaaatatttttgtgtgtCTTTTTATGCCACAGTGATACACTCAATATCTTTAAGTTTACATTagaattttctttcattatGTTCTCTATTCTGAGGACCACCATTTACTAAGACATTTAACGAAGAGGACGTTGTTCTTGACAAAATTCATAGAGATTAAACCATTCGTGTTCTAAATAATTTCCAAGAGTCTAGTAAGGAACCAAGTAAAAGTAAACcttaatttcttcatcaaatttaatGTCCATAGAAAATGATTGGTTCATGATCcctcaaaaattatataaataataattttcaaaatgaaaatctgctttattaagaacattatATTGTTTCTAGTTTTCCGAGCATACAAACTTTTAAGAAGTTCCATAGGATTTGAACACGTGTTTCCTCATAAATATATAGTTCAACACGTTATTAtcaattcattaataaattcaaaaacctGTTTGTGCAACAAATTTCACTCTTCATctatttaattatcattttattataaGATTTTACAATGATAAAGGTTGGTTGATAGAAGTTTATGATAAAGCAGATCTTTCaggttttttttcctttcaaatgGGATAATCAATGTCATTCATCAAAATAACCATTTTATTTGTGTTGACTTCTATCTTTCCACTCAAAAGTATAGTTATTGCTTATCAAAACTCTGATATCAGTTTGTTGAAAAAATTCG
This window encodes:
- the LOC107012990 gene encoding probable 2-oxoglutarate-dependent dioxygenase At5g05600 isoform X2; its protein translation is MKSTQDYHWPEPIVRVQSLSDSGICTIPTKYVKPLNDRPCLSHFSDVNIPTIDLEGINNFKEISEACRDWGFFQVVNHGVPPELMDEARQVWREFFHQPMDVKQSYGNTPKTYEGYGSRLGVEKDAILDWSDYYFLHYLPGYLKDYNKWPALPSSLREVMEEYSKQVVNFGGRLMKILSENLGLKEDVLQNAFGGEDIGACLRVNFYPKCPQPDLTLGLSPHSDPGGMTILLPDQHVAGLQVRRNANWITVKPASHAFIVNIGDQIQSIHLSY
- the LOC107012990 gene encoding probable 2-oxoglutarate-dependent dioxygenase At5g05600 isoform X1; protein product: MKSTQDYHWPEPIVRVQSLSDSGICTIPTKYVKPLNDRPCLSHFSDVNIPTIDLEGINNFKEISEACRDWGFFQVVNHGVPPELMDEARQVWREFFHQPMDVKQSYGNTPKTYEGYGSRLGVEKDAILDWSDYYFLHYLPGYLKDYNKWPALPSSLREVMEEYSKQVVNFGGRLMKILSENLGLKEDVLQNAFGGEDIGACLRVNFYPKCPQPDLTLGLSPHSDPGGMTILLPDQHVAGLQVRRNANWITVKPASHAFIVNIGDQIQILSNAIYKSVEHRVMVNSTEERISLAFFYNPKSDLMIEPVKELLTTHNISPLYPPRTFDQYRLYIRTKGPQGKSQLGESNKSNPQHDKCN
- the LOC107012990 gene encoding probable 2-oxoglutarate-dependent dioxygenase At5g05600 isoform X3 gives rise to the protein MKSTQDYHWPEPIVRVQSLSDSGICTIPTKYVKPLNDRPCLSHFSDVNIPTIDLEGINNFKEISEACRDWGFFQVVNHGVPPELMDEARQVWREFFHQPMDVKQSYGNTPKTYEGYGSRLGVEKDAILDWSDYYFLHYLPGYLKDYNKWPALPSSLREVMEEYSKQVVNFGGRLMKILSENLGLKEDVLQNAFGGEDIGACLRVNFYPKCPQPDLTLGLSPHSDPGGMTILLPDQHVAGLQVRRNANWITVKPASHAFIVNIGDQIQISK